A DNA window from Methylocystis heyeri contains the following coding sequences:
- a CDS encoding hybrid sensor histidine kinase/response regulator, with protein MDSWTFVLEDKARILIVDDDPILVEFAKVHLATPQTTVESAADGLEGWNRLTTEDFDLALLDIEMPGLDGFGLLEKLRADPRFAQLPVVMLTGREDVASIDRAFRLGANSFITKPINWRKLSYSLKYVLRTTNMEAELLRERRRVEELSQLTSNMLSLIRMEMRAPISTIIGFANCIAQQIDGPISLKSYISYAQQIGASANHLQSSLLDLIQYAQLSSSDAKLAFDEYLASSVMDAALAGFYMSDTQSKTPVVVNKPAEDFYLLCDRHWLARALTHLIENACLRAGDSETVVFTLKRDTTGDVLFSIRSRSAREVDTAASASPQNVRLVHGLGAPFAGRIAELHDGSLKETQCAEDFETVEIRLPAARALESVTRLPPQPKLAANFS; from the coding sequence ATGGACTCATGGACCTTCGTACTGGAAGACAAAGCGCGGATTCTGATCGTCGACGACGATCCCATTCTGGTCGAATTCGCGAAGGTTCACCTGGCTACCCCCCAGACCACCGTAGAGTCCGCGGCTGATGGCCTCGAGGGCTGGAACAGACTCACGACTGAAGATTTCGATCTCGCGCTGCTCGACATAGAAATGCCCGGGCTCGACGGCTTCGGCCTGCTCGAAAAGCTGCGCGCCGATCCGCGTTTCGCCCAGCTGCCCGTGGTGATGTTGACGGGTCGCGAAGACGTCGCCTCGATCGATCGGGCGTTTCGCCTCGGCGCCAACTCCTTCATCACCAAGCCCATCAACTGGCGCAAGTTGAGCTACTCGCTGAAATATGTCCTGCGCACCACGAACATGGAAGCCGAGCTGTTGCGCGAACGCCGCCGCGTGGAGGAATTGTCGCAGCTGACGAGCAACATGCTTTCGCTGATACGAATGGAAATGCGGGCGCCGATCAGCACCATAATAGGTTTCGCCAACTGCATCGCACAGCAGATAGACGGCCCGATTTCGCTCAAGAGCTACATCTCCTACGCGCAGCAGATCGGCGCATCGGCCAATCATCTCCAGAGCAGCCTGCTGGATCTGATCCAATACGCCCAGCTCAGCTCCTCCGACGCCAAACTCGCTTTCGACGAATATCTCGCCTCCAGCGTCATGGACGCCGCCCTCGCCGGTTTTTACATGAGCGACACACAGTCGAAGACGCCCGTGGTCGTCAATAAGCCGGCCGAGGATTTCTATCTGTTGTGCGACCGGCACTGGCTGGCGCGCGCGCTCACTCATCTGATCGAGAACGCCTGTCTTCGGGCGGGCGACTCCGAGACGGTGGTTTTCACCCTGAAGCGGGATACGACGGGAGACGTATTGTTCTCCATTCGCTCCCGGAGCGCCCGCGAGGTCGATACGGCCGCGTCCGCTTCTCCGCAGAATGTGCGTCTCGTTCACGGCCTCGGGGCGCCGTTCGCAGGACGGATCGCGGAACTTCATGACGGTTCGCTCAAAGAGACGCAATGCGCCGAAGACTTCGAGACTGTCGAAATCCGGCTGCCGGCTGCGCGCGCGCTCGAATCCGTAACTCGCCTCCCTCCGCAGCCGAAGCTGGCCGCCAATTTCAGCTGA
- a CDS encoding putative bifunctional diguanylate cyclase/phosphodiesterase: MDNEGADFIGGAKTLLQSGVAAMGLTAFVTLLLLVGELFWPAQGEPSRAAVLLGAISGVCLLFYLARSKAAPRERGPALGRFRHRSSYESPAVPAPAGRQEFEHRLAELKVKARADRQRLAVVVIKLDALTAVEEKFRSEVKEYVELAASQRLETCVRAEDCVTRIGDQKFGIILLEAPEISAVADLTERILEAFSVPFRVLGHTLSAAAGARAGIAIMNDLEGADQDLLACAEAALAQAERHDRLRLCIYSSDMEERQKERRQLELELGDEIRNGDGLYLSYQPSFDPSGEVMLGVEALCRWRHPVRGEVPPTIFIPLAENSGLIHLLGEWVLRNACRQATEWPELKVAVNVSPQQFKRIGFVDLVRRVLGETGLDPRQLEIELTESILVNDLQTAEAQLAELKKIGVRLALDDFGTGYSSLSYLLALPFDRLKIDRSFVTRVQSSARGAAVVHSIISLGRALGMQVTAEGVDTPEQHKFLRVAGVHAFQGYLFSRPVEAGEISERLAAQKAARRPS; this comes from the coding sequence ATGGATAATGAAGGCGCTGATTTCATAGGCGGGGCGAAGACCCTGCTGCAGTCGGGCGTCGCCGCCATGGGCCTCACAGCGTTTGTGACGCTCCTGCTTCTGGTCGGAGAGTTGTTCTGGCCAGCGCAGGGGGAGCCATCCCGGGCGGCTGTGCTCCTCGGCGCGATATCGGGCGTGTGCCTGCTGTTTTATCTCGCCAGGAGCAAGGCTGCGCCGCGCGAGCGCGGCCCGGCCCTGGGCAGATTCCGCCATCGCTCCTCCTACGAAAGCCCCGCTGTCCCGGCGCCTGCGGGCCGCCAGGAATTCGAGCATCGACTCGCCGAGTTGAAGGTCAAGGCCCGCGCCGATCGTCAGCGGCTCGCCGTCGTCGTCATCAAGCTCGACGCTCTGACCGCCGTGGAAGAGAAGTTCCGGTCGGAGGTGAAGGAATATGTCGAACTGGCCGCCTCGCAAAGGCTGGAGACCTGTGTGCGCGCCGAGGATTGCGTGACGCGCATCGGCGATCAGAAGTTCGGGATCATTCTGCTCGAGGCGCCGGAGATTTCGGCCGTCGCCGATCTTACGGAGCGAATTCTGGAGGCGTTCAGCGTTCCGTTCCGCGTTTTGGGCCATACGCTCTCCGCGGCCGCCGGCGCCCGCGCAGGCATCGCCATCATGAACGACCTCGAAGGCGCCGACCAGGATTTGCTGGCCTGCGCCGAAGCGGCGCTCGCGCAGGCCGAGCGTCACGACCGGCTTCGTCTCTGCATATACAGCTCCGACATGGAGGAACGGCAAAAAGAGCGGCGTCAGTTGGAATTGGAGCTCGGCGACGAGATCCGCAACGGCGATGGCCTTTATCTGAGCTATCAGCCGAGCTTCGACCCCAGCGGGGAGGTCATGCTCGGCGTGGAGGCTTTATGCCGCTGGCGCCATCCCGTCCGGGGCGAAGTTCCCCCGACGATATTCATTCCCCTCGCCGAAAATTCCGGCTTGATTCATCTGCTGGGCGAATGGGTGTTGCGGAACGCCTGCCGCCAGGCGACGGAGTGGCCCGAGCTGAAGGTCGCGGTCAATGTTTCTCCTCAGCAGTTCAAGCGCATCGGCTTTGTCGATCTGGTGCGAAGGGTCCTGGGCGAAACGGGTCTCGATCCCAGGCAATTGGAGATCGAGCTCACGGAAAGCATTCTGGTCAACGACCTTCAGACCGCAGAGGCGCAACTCGCCGAACTGAAGAAAATCGGCGTGCGGCTGGCGCTCGACGATTTCGGCACCGGCTATTCCAGCCTGAGCTATCTGCTCGCCCTGCCGTTCGACCGTCTGAAAATCGACCGCAGTTTCGTGACCAGGGTTCAAAGCAGCGCGAGGGGAGCCGCCGTCGTGCATTCGATCATCAGCCTCGGCCGCGCTCTCGGCATGCAGGTGACGGCCGAGGGCGTCGATACGCCCGAACAGCATAAATTCCTGCGCGTCGCCGGCGTGCATGCGTTTCAGGGATATCTGTTCAGCCGCCCGGTCGAGGCCGGGGAGATCAGCGAGCGTCTTGCGGCGCAAAAAGCCGCGCGGCGCCCGTCATAG
- a CDS encoding manganese efflux pump yields MLNYAGIFGSGDGRLLGYGFVIAITNNVDNLGARIAYSIQGTRVSLPINLWISAITFLISSAAAYMGATVSGSLGSEIASVAAMLLLVGLGAMMIIQTRGEPWHDQEPPEKDATSLWKVILRPHHADVDASKHIDFKEGTVLGVALSINNIGGGLSAGIIGVNPWLVGGLSALVSFLALWAGNYLAEFFVRRGIANKANLIGGLLLIIIGVRQVF; encoded by the coding sequence ATGCTTAATTACGCAGGAATATTCGGTTCGGGTGACGGAAGATTGCTCGGTTACGGCTTCGTCATAGCGATCACGAACAACGTGGACAATCTCGGGGCGAGGATCGCCTATAGCATACAGGGCACCAGAGTAAGTCTTCCGATAAATCTCTGGATATCCGCCATAACCTTTCTTATCTCGTCGGCGGCCGCCTACATGGGCGCGACAGTGAGCGGTTCCCTCGGCTCGGAGATTGCTTCCGTGGCCGCCATGCTGCTTCTCGTTGGCCTCGGCGCGATGATGATCATACAGACGCGCGGCGAGCCGTGGCACGATCAGGAACCGCCGGAAAAAGATGCGACGAGCCTGTGGAAGGTAATCCTGCGCCCGCATCACGCGGACGTCGACGCCTCGAAACATATCGACTTCAAGGAAGGGACGGTCCTCGGCGTCGCGCTGTCGATAAACAACATCGGGGGAGGGCTCAGCGCAGGCATAATCGGCGTGAACCCATGGCTGGTTGGGGGCCTGTCGGCGCTCGTCAGCTTCCTTGCGCTTTGGGCGGGAAACTATCTGGCGGAGTTTTTCGTGCGGAGGGGCATCGCCAACAAGGCCAATCTGATAGGCGGCCTATTGCTGATAATCATCGGCGTCAGGCAGGTTTTTTAG
- a CDS encoding YidB family protein codes for MDVLEAILGGVIGVEAATLMNDFIRKHGGVQGLVAEWEKAGADLGEKVKSWISTGPNQPISMEQIRQAIGPDRLNDLATKLHTTSDKLAELLSKHLPTAIDEATPEGKPEEAEKTVPIHQG; via the coding sequence ATGGATGTGCTGGAAGCGATCCTCGGCGGCGTCATCGGCGTGGAAGCGGCGACGCTCATGAACGATTTCATCCGCAAGCACGGCGGAGTGCAGGGGCTGGTCGCCGAATGGGAAAAGGCCGGAGCCGACCTCGGCGAAAAAGTGAAATCCTGGATTTCCACCGGCCCCAACCAGCCAATATCGATGGAGCAGATCAGACAGGCGATCGGCCCCGATCGGCTGAACGACCTCGCCACGAAACTCCATACGACCTCGGACAAGCTCGCCGAGCTGCTGTCGAAGCATCTCCCCACCGCCATCGACGAAGCGACGCCGGAAGGAAAGCCGGAGGAAGCCGAAAAAACGGTTCCGATCCATCAGGGCTGA
- the metK gene encoding methionine adenosyltransferase has protein sequence MTADMIFTSESVTAGHPDKLCDQISDAAIDAFLREDSGAYAIVECAVAAGVIFLAARYAAEADLDLPSVARQVIADTGYSDGRFDARRCSILTSFMELPLTMRQPPMAAGDEEWAQRCAARDQANVFGYACRDTPELMPLPISLAHRLARELDNARQSGLSGLSPDAKTQVSVEYRGGRPVRIHGVAITAAVSPDERTREFEDRLQSLALDTLAEGEIRPDAKTEFYISVNAGAPYVIDGPARHAGLTGRKNGIDTYGEIARHSGAALSGKDPSRIDRIGAYAARHAAKNLVAAGLAEKCEVHLGYAIGQSAPLSVSVETFGTGRLPDAELSARLQRHYDFRPAAIERRFKLRTHPALANAGLFRPLAVYGHFGRPELGLPWEDASASLALRE, from the coding sequence ATGACGGCTGACATGATCTTCACTTCGGAGTCGGTGACGGCCGGCCATCCCGACAAGCTCTGCGACCAGATCAGCGACGCGGCGATCGACGCTTTTCTGCGAGAGGATTCCGGCGCCTACGCCATCGTCGAATGCGCCGTGGCGGCGGGAGTGATCTTTCTCGCCGCCCGCTATGCCGCGGAAGCCGATCTGGACCTGCCCTCGGTCGCGCGGCAGGTGATCGCCGACACCGGATATAGCGACGGACGTTTCGATGCGCGCCGCTGCTCGATCCTGACGAGCTTCATGGAGCTTCCCTTGACGATGCGGCAACCGCCGATGGCGGCTGGCGACGAGGAATGGGCCCAGCGCTGCGCGGCCAGGGATCAGGCCAATGTCTTCGGCTACGCCTGTCGCGACACGCCCGAGCTGATGCCGCTCCCCATCAGCCTCGCCCATCGTCTTGCGCGCGAACTCGACAACGCCCGGCAAAGCGGCCTTTCCGGCCTCTCGCCCGACGCTAAGACCCAGGTTTCGGTGGAATATCGCGGCGGCCGCCCTGTCCGCATCCACGGCGTCGCGATCACTGCGGCGGTCTCGCCCGATGAGCGAACCCGCGAATTCGAGGATCGGCTGCAAAGCCTCGCTTTGGACACGCTCGCAGAGGGCGAGATACGCCCCGACGCAAAGACGGAATTTTACATCAGCGTCAACGCCGGAGCCCCTTACGTCATCGACGGGCCGGCGCGCCACGCCGGTCTCACCGGGCGCAAGAACGGCATCGACACCTATGGAGAAATCGCGCGCCACAGCGGAGCCGCCCTCTCCGGCAAGGACCCTTCCAGGATCGACCGCATCGGGGCCTACGCCGCCCGCCACGCCGCCAAGAACCTCGTCGCCGCCGGCCTCGCCGAAAAATGCGAGGTTCACCTCGGCTATGCGATCGGCCAGTCGGCGCCGCTCAGCGTATCGGTCGAGACCTTCGGGACCGGCCGCCTGCCGGACGCAGAACTTTCCGCCCGTCTGCAACGCCATTACGATTTCCGGCCGGCGGCGATCGAGCGGCGCTTTAAGCTGCGAACCCATCCGGCGCTCGCGAACGCCGGTCTCTTTCGCCCCCTCGCCGTTTACGGGCATTTCGGCCGCCCGGAGCTGGGCCTTCCCTGGGAGGACGCCTCCGCCTCGCTGGCGCTGAGGGAGTAA
- a CDS encoding cation-translocating P-type ATPase, giving the protein MNMPVNATTSFQAAVDRKPASPRVSARISHDAAPGRIRFKHPGLIGRKRLARAVDAALRNCRGVRTTRADAATGSVLVEFDPPAGPAALARIIDAAAAGEEPAPLAGESAALALSSAASGDQHAAERHWHAMTAGGAAELLGAGLSRGMTDEQAAERLLAFGPNELPRAKPRSAVAIFAQQLVSLPVLLLAGSAVLSLTTGGVVDALVIAAVVVLNGGIATATEHQAERTILGLSDYAPEPVPVLREGVRRHIHPAELVRGDILLVERGMLIPADARLIESSELSVNESALTGEALPVQKNAQFVLPADTLLPERCNMLFRGTAVTGGCALALVTETGSSTELGRVQSLLNAVRPPETPMQRQLDDVERELILLNGLICAVVFGVGVYHRHGLVAMLRNAISLIVAAIPEGLPAVATTTLALGVQNMRKRDVLVRRLDAVETLGAVEVIGLDKTGTLTENRMAAAAIHTAGLLLRLEGDRLLHGDREADGPTAAVARRLFEVAVLCNESSVRPGPDGPLIEGTATETALIEAALAFGVDAVSLRFSAPVLENAPRSEGRKRMSTLHSVEEGRRLLCVKGEPSEVLALCSAQHTAEGVQPLDEASRANILRANERMAGQALRVLGLALCEKDADPRDECDLEWLGLIGLVNPIRPSVQPALRRLARAGVRCVMITGDQSATARAIARQLDLANGGELRVLEAGQITDLSADTLAALAGQAQVFARVSPVDKLNIVKALQTGGRVVGMTGDGVNDGPALRAAHISIAMGGDGTDVAREVADMVLASNDLNGVIEAVRLGRATYANIRKVLRYLISTSVSETLAMLGAALIDGGVAMTSTQLLWLNIAGEPLPALALGLEEPESSVMDQPPHDARAPILSMGDFRHLIREGVMIGSTTLAAYALAGGTRNLPRASTITFHGITYGQLLHAIRCRSEAPGLYGKLVHSQNHKLNGALLLSAVAQVAAQLSPATRRALNLAPLGGRDILTIAGIVLGGGLANSIFDYAVHIRSASAARRLSLGKPS; this is encoded by the coding sequence ATGAACATGCCCGTGAACGCGACGACGAGCTTTCAAGCCGCGGTGGATCGGAAGCCCGCCTCGCCGCGGGTTTCGGCGAGGATCAGCCATGATGCGGCGCCGGGCCGCATCCGGTTCAAACATCCGGGCCTGATCGGCCGCAAAAGGCTCGCGCGCGCGGTCGATGCGGCTTTGCGCAACTGCCGCGGCGTGAGAACGACGCGCGCCGACGCCGCAACCGGCTCGGTGCTGGTCGAATTCGATCCCCCCGCCGGCCCCGCAGCGCTGGCCCGGATCATCGACGCAGCAGCCGCGGGGGAAGAGCCGGCGCCGCTCGCGGGCGAAAGCGCGGCGCTGGCGCTGTCTTCCGCCGCCAGCGGCGACCAACATGCCGCCGAGCGCCATTGGCACGCCATGACGGCGGGAGGCGCAGCGGAGCTGCTCGGCGCGGGCCTGAGCCGCGGCATGACCGACGAGCAGGCCGCCGAACGCCTCCTGGCCTTCGGACCCAATGAATTGCCCCGCGCCAAGCCGCGCTCCGCCGTGGCGATTTTCGCCCAGCAGCTGGTCAGCCTGCCGGTGCTTCTCCTCGCCGGCTCCGCCGTGCTTTCCCTGACGACCGGCGGCGTCGTCGACGCTCTGGTCATCGCGGCGGTCGTCGTGCTGAACGGCGGCATTGCCACAGCGACCGAGCATCAGGCCGAGCGAACCATCCTCGGTCTGTCGGATTATGCTCCGGAGCCGGTTCCCGTGCTGCGCGAAGGCGTGCGCCGCCATATCCATCCCGCGGAACTGGTTCGTGGCGATATCCTGCTGGTGGAGCGGGGCATGCTGATCCCGGCGGACGCCCGATTGATCGAAAGCAGCGAGCTTTCGGTCAACGAGTCCGCGCTCACCGGCGAAGCTCTGCCCGTCCAGAAGAACGCGCAATTCGTGCTTCCTGCCGATACGCTGCTGCCAGAGCGCTGCAACATGCTGTTCCGGGGAACCGCGGTGACCGGCGGCTGCGCGCTCGCGCTCGTCACTGAAACCGGCTCCTCCACCGAACTCGGCCGGGTTCAAAGCCTCCTGAACGCCGTCCGCCCTCCCGAGACGCCGATGCAGCGCCAGCTCGACGACGTCGAGCGCGAGCTTATCCTGCTGAACGGCCTGATCTGCGCCGTCGTCTTCGGCGTCGGCGTCTATCATCGGCATGGTCTGGTGGCGATGCTGCGCAACGCCATTTCGCTCATCGTGGCGGCCATCCCCGAGGGCTTGCCCGCGGTCGCGACGACCACCCTCGCCCTCGGCGTCCAGAACATGCGCAAACGCGACGTTCTCGTGCGCAGGCTCGACGCCGTGGAGACGCTCGGCGCGGTCGAAGTGATCGGCCTGGACAAGACCGGAACCCTGACGGAAAACCGCATGGCCGCGGCTGCGATCCACACGGCAGGCCTCCTGCTGCGGCTCGAAGGCGACCGGCTGCTTCACGGCGACAGGGAGGCGGACGGCCCCACCGCCGCCGTAGCGCGGCGCCTGTTCGAGGTCGCGGTCCTCTGCAACGAATCTTCAGTGCGCCCAGGGCCGGACGGTCCCCTGATCGAAGGGACCGCGACCGAGACCGCCCTGATCGAAGCCGCCCTCGCTTTTGGCGTCGACGCGGTCTCGCTGCGCTTCTCGGCGCCCGTCCTCGAAAACGCGCCGAGGTCCGAGGGCCGCAAGCGCATGTCCACTCTCCATTCGGTTGAAGAAGGCCGGCGCCTGCTGTGCGTTAAGGGGGAGCCCAGCGAAGTCCTGGCGCTTTGCAGCGCGCAGCACACGGCCGAAGGCGTCCAGCCGCTCGACGAAGCCTCGCGCGCGAATATCCTCAGGGCCAATGAGCGGATGGCGGGCCAGGCGCTGCGGGTTCTCGGCCTCGCCCTATGCGAAAAAGACGCCGACCCGCGGGACGAATGCGACCTCGAGTGGCTGGGACTCATAGGGCTGGTCAATCCGATCCGGCCGAGCGTGCAGCCGGCGCTGCGGCGACTCGCGCGCGCAGGCGTGCGCTGCGTCATGATCACCGGGGACCAAAGCGCGACCGCAAGAGCGATCGCGAGGCAGCTCGATCTCGCCAACGGCGGCGAGCTCAGGGTTCTGGAAGCCGGCCAGATCACCGACCTCTCCGCCGACACGCTCGCCGCCCTAGCCGGCCAGGCTCAGGTTTTCGCGAGGGTGAGCCCCGTCGACAAGCTCAATATCGTGAAGGCGCTGCAGACGGGGGGACGCGTCGTGGGAATGACCGGCGACGGCGTCAACGACGGGCCGGCTCTGCGCGCCGCCCACATCAGCATAGCTATGGGAGGGGATGGAACGGACGTCGCTCGCGAGGTCGCCGACATGGTGCTGGCCAGCAACGATCTCAACGGCGTGATCGAGGCGGTGAGACTCGGCCGCGCCACCTACGCCAATATCCGCAAGGTCTTGCGCTATCTGATCTCCACCTCCGTTTCGGAAACCCTCGCCATGCTGGGCGCGGCGCTCATCGACGGGGGCGTCGCCATGACCTCGACGCAGCTCCTGTGGCTGAATATTGCGGGAGAGCCGCTGCCGGCGCTGGCGCTGGGACTGGAAGAACCGGAGAGTTCGGTGATGGACCAGCCCCCGCACGACGCGCGGGCGCCGATCCTGTCGATGGGCGATTTCCGCCATCTGATCCGCGAAGGCGTGATGATCGGATCGACCACTCTCGCGGCTTACGCTCTCGCCGGCGGGACGAGAAACCTGCCGCGAGCGAGCACGATCACTTTTCATGGCATAACCTACGGGCAGCTGCTGCACGCGATCCGTTGCCGCTCCGAGGCCCCGGGGCTCTACGGCAAGCTGGTTCATTCGCAGAACCACAAGCTGAACGGCGCCTTGCTGCTGTCGGCCGTCGCCCAGGTCGCCGCCCAGCTTTCCCCGGCGACCCGCCGGGCGCTCAATCTGGCGCCGCTCGGAGGCCGCGATATTCTGACGATAGCGGGGATCGTGCTCGGCGGGGGGCTGGCCAACAGCATCTTCGATTACGCCGTGCACATTCGATCGGCTTCGGCGGCGCGAAGGCTCTCTCTCGGGAAACCCTCATGA